A window of Gudongella oleilytica genomic DNA:
TATCTTGATATGGATAAGCTGGATGATGAAGCGGCGATATTTCTTGGAGAGCAGGGAATAAAATGCAGACAATATGATTTAGTTGCTGATGATATAGCATCGATCAGCAAAGACAGATCCATTGTTCTGGATAAAGAGAGGATAAACAGATGGCTTTTCAGCTCTATACCTGAAGGATGTACGATAATTGAAAAACCAAATCTAACAACTCTCCCTAAAGGGGTCAAGAACAAGACCGAGATAGAAAACCAGAGATTGGCGTATGTAAAGGATGGAGTAGCTTTAACTAAATTCTTCCACTGGCTTCACAACAACCTCGGTAAAACAGAAATCACTGAGATGGATGCATCAGACCAGCTTCTTCAGTTCAGAAAAGGGATGGAGGATTTTATCGAACCAAGCTTTGAAACAATAGCTGCATATGGACCAAATGCTGCCATGATGCATTATTCTGCTACAGAGGATAACAATGCTGTCCTGGGGAAAGAGGGCCTTTTCCTTCTAGATTCAGGCGGACAATACCTAAACGGGACAACTGATATAACAAGGACTATTGCATTAGGAGACGTTACCCAAGAGGAGAAAAGAGATTTCACGCTTGTCCTCAAAGGGCATATAAATCTTATTTCTGCAAGGTTTTTACAAGGAAGCTCAGGTCATGCGCTGGATGTTCTTGCAAGACACCCCCTATGGATGGAGGGAGAGGATTATAAATCCGGAACAGGCCACGGTGTAGGTTATTTGCTCAATGTACATGAAGGGCCTCACAGGATAGCGCCCATGCCAAATAGTGTAGCCCTGGAGCCAGGTATGGTAGTGACGATCGAGCCTGGCATTTATAAGGAAAAAAAGCACGGGATACGTACAGAGAATGTAGTTGTAGTTAAAGAGGACATTAAAACAGATTCAGGTCAGTTTTACGGCTTCGATATGCTTTCATGGTGCTATATAGATACTAAGTGTGTCGATAAGGAACTATTGACCCCGAATGAAGCGGAATGGTTGAACAACTACAACAACAATGTTTATGAAAAGCTGAGCCCGCACTTAGATGAAGATGTAAAGGATTGGTTAAGAGAAAAGACAAGAGAGATCTAAGGAATAAGTAATTTAGTTAAATGATTGTAAATAAGAAGCTTTTATTGATATAAATTGGAGGTTAGATAGTTTTTCGGACCACTCACGGCCGCTTGGCCAGGAAATGTCCTCAAAACTGATAGCCTCCAATCTTCTTTGGACAAATGCAAAGTTTAAGATGACAGGTTTCCGTAGATTATTGGATTGTCAGGTGTTTGTGGTATAATTGAGCTATCAATAGATAAAGGTGATAATGTGGCAGATTTCAGCGAACAACTAAAACAGCTTCCAGACCTCCCGGGAGTTTATCTAATGAAGGATAAATCGGGAGAAATCATATATGTTGGGAAAGCGATCTCGCTTAAAAAGAGAGTACGCCAGTATTTTCAGGCTTCTGGCAATCATTCTCCAAAGGTTGCCAGCATGGTTATGAATATCAAGGACTTCGAGTATATTATAGTTAATAATGAGGTTGAAGCTCTGGTTTTGGAGGCAAACCTTATCAAGCGCAACAAACCTAAGTACAATATACTTTTAAGGGATGACAAACAGTACCCATATATAAAGGTAACAGTCCAGGAGAGGTATCCCAGAGTCCTGAAAACAAGACAGATAGAAAAGGATGGAGCGAAGTATTTTGGGCCATACCCAAGCGCCACAGCTGTCAATGAAGCGATTGAGATATTTCAGAGGACGTTTCCCATCAGAAATTGCCGCCTAAACCTTGACAAGGAGGGGCAGCGATTCAAGCCATGCTTGAATTACCACATAGGCAGATGTCTTGGTCCATGCAGGGGAAATGTTGATGAAGCTTTATATAATGAGATGATAGATAAAGTGTTGGATTTTCTGAATCTAAAGGATGACAGCATAGTGAAAATGCTTGAGGAAAAAATGCAAAGAGCTTCTCAGGAACTTAATTTTGAGGCCGCGGCCTCATTCCGTGACCAGATACAGGCACTTACGACGCTCCATGTGAAGCAAAGAGTAGATACTGCATCAAATGTAGAACAGGATGTCATTGCAATGGCAAGAGGAGTCGAAGAGGTAGTCGTTCAGGTTTACTTCATAAGAGATGGAAAGATAGTTGGGAGAGAGCATTATATAATGGAAGACTCATATATCGAGGACAGAAGTGAGATTATGGAAGCTTTTGTTAAGCAGTTCTATATGGGCGCCTCATACATCCCAAAGGAGCTTCTCCTTGAGGTAGCTCTTGAAGACAATGATTCCATCCAAAAATGGCTGTCCGGCATGAGAGGATCAAAGGTCTCGATCCAGGTGCCTTCCAAGGGAGAAAAGTCTCAGCTGATACGCATGGCTAAGGAGAATGCACTGGAAATGCTAAATAAATATGGAGATAAATTCCTCCGAAAACACAGGGAAAACCTTAAGGCACTTGAGGAACTGCAAATTAACCTGGGTCTGGAGGATAGGCCAGAAAGACTGGAAGCCTTCGACATATCAAATATAAGCGGCATAGGATCAGTTGGGTCTATGGTAGTATTCGAGAAAGGTGAGCCTAAGAAATCCGACTATAGAAGGTTTAGGATAAGGTCTTTTAGCACTCCTGACGATTACGGAAGCATGGCTGAGGTCCTGGAGAGAAGGTTTCTTAGAGGACTTGCTGATAAAGAAGGAGAGGAAAGCATTAAGAATAAAAATGGATTCTCACTTCTCCCGGACATAATAATGATAGACGGAGGAAAGGGTCAGGTAAACAGGGTCCAGTCGCTTCTCGATCAAATGGGCGTAGATATCCCTGTATGTGGAATGGTTAAGGATCAATTCCACAAAACCAGAGGATTGATCTATAATAATGAGGAAATTTCATTTGACAAGGATAGCCTTGCATTCAAACTGGTTTACAGGATCCAGGAAGAGGCTCATCGTTTTGCCATAAGCTATCATAGAAGTCTTAGAACCAAGGACATGTTCAGATCTGAATTAGACGGGATCCCGGGGATAGGCGAGAAGAGAAAAGTGGAGCTTTTAAAGCATTTTCAAAGCATATCCAAAATCAAGGAAGCAACCTTGGAGGAGCTATGCGAGGTCAAGGGAATGAATGTACGGGCTGCTGAAAGTGTTCTGGCTCACTTTAGAAAGAAGGAGGAATAGCAATGGATAAAAGGCTTTACTTGTCTGATACTGACAAAAAAATCGCAGGGGTATGTGGTGGCATTGCAGAGTATTTCGGAATAGACTCCACGCTGATAAGACTTGGCTGGGTGTTTCTGCTTTTGCCGACAGCCTTTATAGGCGGTATAGTGATGTATTTTCTGGCAGCTGCAATTATACCACATAGACCGCCAGAGGGGATGTAAAGGAGAATGCCTATGGATCACGTTTTATTGATCGATTTGATAAATGAACTTGGACTTGAACGCATATATGTCTCCGACGATGTTGAATATGTAAGGATTGAGACCACTGATATCAGTCGGCCTGGACTTCAGATGGCAGGTTACTATGAAAAATTCGTTCCCGAGAGGGTTCAGGTCATTGGAAGTGCAGAGTGGCATTTTTTGAGGGATATGGATGAATCCAATCGACTTGACGTACTGGAGAAGTTCATTCAATATCCTATCCCTGTTATAATAGTAACAAGAGGGAACGAGGTTTTCCCGGAATTGATAGAGCTTTCGAAGAAATACAACAAGACGCTCCTCTATAGTGAGAAGACCACCTCGAAGGTAATAGGTGAGTTGGTTTCTTACCTGGGGCTAAAATTAGCGCCTGAAACAAGTGTTCATGGAGTTTTGCTCGAGGTATTTGGAGTAGGAGTACTGTTGACAGGGAAATCAGGAATCGGTAAATCCGAAACTGCTCTTGACCTTATTACCAGAGGCTGCAGACTGATCTCTGACGATATTGTCGAGATAAAAAGGGTGGAAGATACACTTAGAGGCTCTTGCCCTGAATTGACGCGATACTTCCTTGAAATAAGAGGGATAGGAATACTCGATATTGAAAGGCTATATGGAATAAGTGCAGTGAAGCAGTACGATTATTTGGATATGGTCGTAGAGCTGGAGGCATGGAATCCGGACAAGGAGTATGACAGAGTGGGCCTCGAGGAGGAGACTATTGAGATACTTGGCATAAAGCTGCCAAAGGTTACAATTCCTGTAAAGCCCGGTCGAAGCATAGCTATGATCGTCGAGGTCGCTGCAAAAAACAACCGCCAAAAGAGGCTTGGATACAATGCTGCAGAGGAGCTTAACGAAAGAGTGAGCAAATCTATACAGGAGAGGAAAGCCAACAAGCATGCAAGGAATTAAGCGCTCTTGACAGGCTAAATATGAAGGAATATTAAGTTGACATCCATTTCATTGTTTAATATACTTAAATATGATAGCGGATTTTTTAACAAATTCAGGAGGGCAATGCCCTCTTACATTTTATCAACCATATACCATATCAAGGAGGTACTATACATGGGTAAAGTTATGAAGACCATGGATGGTAACACAGCTGCAGCGTATATATCTTACGCCTTCACAGACGTAGCTGCGATATACCCTATCACACCATCATCGAACATGGCCGAATCAGTAGACGAATGGTCTGCACATGGCAAGACTAATATTTTTGGGCAAAAGGTATTGGTAACAGAGATGCAGTCAGAGGCTGGAGCAGCAGGAGCAGTTCATGGCTCACTTCAGGCAGGAGCTTTGACCACTACATACACAGCATCTCAGGGACTTTTATTGATGGTTCCTAATATGTACAAAATGGCTGGAGAACTTCTGCCGGCAGTATTCCATGTGTCAGCCAGAGCATTGGCTTCACATGCACTCAGCATCTTTGGAGATCATCAGGACGTAATGGCTACAAGACAAACAGGCTTTGCATTACTGGCATCAGGCTCAGTTCAGGAAGTTATGGATCTTGCCGGAGTAGCTCACCTTTGCGCAATAAAAGGAAGAGTTCCCTTCCTTCATTTTTTCGACGGATTCAGAACAAGCCACGAGATTCAGAAGGTTGAGGTTATGGAGTATGATGACCTTGCGAAGCTTCTCGATTGGGATGCTCTTAAAGAATTCAGAAACAGGGCTTTGAACCCTGCCAACCCGGTAACAAGAGGAACTGCACAAAATCCGGATATCTACTTCCAGGCTGCAGAGGCCTCAAATCCATACTACCTTGCAGTACCGGATCTGGTAAATGACTACATGAAGGAAATAAACAAGATAACCGGAAGAGATTACAAACCGTTCAATTACTACGGACACCCTGAGGCTGAATATGTAATGGTGGCCATGGGCTCTGTAACAGAGGCAGCTGAAGAGGTAGTCGACTACCTGATGGCTAAAGGCGAGAAGGTTGGTTTGATGAAGGTACACCTTTACAGACCATTCTCAGAGAAATATTTCTTCGATGTAATGCCTTCATCCGTGAAGAGAATAGTTGTACTTGACAGGACTAAGGAAAAGGGAGCGCTTGGCGAGCCACTTTATCTGGATATCAAAAACCTGTACTACACCAAGAAGGATCAGCCTATCATAGTTGGCGGTAGATACGGACTTGGCTCAAAGGATACAACGCCTTCACAGATTCTTGCAGTATTTAAGAATCTTAAAGCTGAAAATCCAAAGGACGGGTTCACAGTAGGTATAGTTGACGATGTAACTAACCTTTCACTTCCAGTTGATGAGATAATCGAAACTGAACCAGAGGGAACAATCCAATGCAAATTCTGGGGATTCGGATCTGACGGAACTGTTGGAGCTAATAAGAGCGCCATCAAGATCATAGGTGACGACACGGATATGTATGCACAAGGGTACTTCGCGTACGACTCAAAGAAATCAGGAGGAGTTACTATCTCCCACTTGAGATTTGGGAGCAGCCCGATAAAATCGACTTATCTGATTTCAAACGCTGACTTCATTTCCTGCTCCAAGCAGTCTTATGTACACAGCTATGACCTGCTGAAGGGACTTAAGAAGGGTGGAACCTTCCTTCTGAACTGTCTATGGGACGAGAAGGAGCTTGAAGAGAACCTTCCTGCTTCAATGAAGAGATACATTGCAGAGAACGAGATCAATTTCTATACTATAAACGCTACAAAGATTGCTGTCGAAATCGGCCTTGGCGGAAGAACCAACATGATCATGCAGTCCGCATTCTTCAAGCTTTCCAAGGTACTTCCAATGGAAGTTGCCGTAGAGCACCTTAAGAAATCAGTTATCAAGGATTACGGCAAGAAAGGCGAGAAGATAGTCAATATGAACTATGCAGCAATAGACAAGGGTATCGACGCCCTGGTCAAGATAGAAGTTCCGGCTTCCTGGAAGGATGCTGTGGATGAAAAGGCTGAAGTTAAGGAAGTTCCTGACTTTATAAAGAATGTAGTAGAGCCTATGAACAGACAAGAGGGAGACGACCTTCCAGTAAGCACATTTGTTGGAAGAGAAGACGGTACCTTCCCGCATGGCACCTCTGAATTCGAGAAGAGAGCCATAGCTGTTGACGTACCACATTGGATCAAGGAAAATTGTATCCAATGTAACCAATGTTCATATGTTTGTCCACATGCAGTAATAAGACCTATACTTGTCGATGCAGATGAAAAGGCAAAAGCACCTGAAACCTTCGAGACTCTCGCTCCTACAGGCAAGGGCTTTGAAGGGCTTGAGTACAGGATCTAGGTTTCTCCATTGGATTGTACAGGCTGCGGAAACTGCGCTGATGTATGTCCTGCAAAGGAGAAGGCTCTTGTAATGACTCCATTCGAGGAAGAGTACGAAGTACACTCCAAGAATTGGGAATTTGCAATGACTGTAAAGAACAAAGGCGACAGATTTGAAACCAATATATTGAAAAACACTCAATTCCAGCAACCACTTCTTCAGTTCTCAGGAGCTTGCGCAGGCTGTGGAGAAACTCCCTATGCCAAACTTGTAACTCAGTTGTTTGGAGACAGAATGATGATCGCCAATGCAACTGGATGCTCATCGATTTGGGGAGCGAGTGCTCCCGCTACTCCTTACTGTGCAGGTCAGGACGGAAGAGGACCATCATGGGCTAACTCACTGTTCGAAGACAATGCTGAATTTGGATACGGTATGGCAGTAGCAGTCAAGAAGATCAGGGAAAAAATAAAGCTTGCCATGGAAGATTTCCTGGCAGCTGGAGTAGATTCAGAGCTTAACGAGCATTTCAATGCATGGCTTGCAGGAATGAACGATGCAAATGCCTCAAAAGCAGCTGCTGGAATGATACTGCCAAGACTTGACGTTAAGTTCGGAAATGAAAAAGCAGATGCAGCAATCGAGCTTATAACTGAGCTTAAGGATTACCTTATCAAGAGATCAATGTGGATCTTTGGAGGAGACGGTTGGGCATATGACATCGGATTCGGCGGACTTGATCACGTATTGGCATCTGGTGAGGACATCAACGTTCTTGTATTCGACACTGAGGTTTACTCAAATACAGGAGGACAGTCATCCAAGTCGACTCCAACTGCAGCTGTAGCTAAGTTTGCAGCTTCAGGTAAGAAAATAAGAAAGAAAGACCTTGGTATGATAGCTGCCACCTATGGGTACGTATACGTAGCTCAGGTTGCAATGGGAGCTAACATGAACCAAACTCTCAAGGCTCTTAAGGAAGCAGAGAGCTATGACGGTCCATCACTTGTTATTGCATATGCACCATGTATTAACCACGGAATCAAATCAGGTATGGGAACCACTATTAAGCAAGAAAAGCTTGCAGTTGACACAGGATACTGGCACCTATACAGATTCGATCCAAGACTATCTGATGAAGGCAAGAATCCGTTTGTGCTTGACTCCAAGGAGCCGACAAAACCGGTTACTGACTTCCTTGATTCAGAGGTCAGATATACTTCACTTAAGCTTTCATTCCCAGAGGAAGCTGAGATGCTCTACAAAGCAGCTGAGGTTGCTTCTAAGGCAAGATACGAAGTATACAAGAGAATGGCAAGAGACTAATTACACTGAGCTGTCACCTTCGGGCGGCAGCTTTTTTAGTTAAAGACCCTTCTATGTGGTATAATATAGAGCAGAATGCAATATTTAACAAAGGGTGATAATACAAAATGAATAAATATATGAAATTATTCGATGAACAAGACTTTGTGGACATTAGATTTGATGAGCCAATGTCAGCCCATACATCCTTTAAGATAGGTGGACCAGCAGATGTCCTCATAAGGATAACATCTGAGGAGGAGATGGAAAAAGCTCTAAGGGTATCAAGAGAGAGAGATGTACCTTTATTCATTATGGGTAATGGTTCAAACCTGCTGGTTAAAGATGGTGGGATCAGAGGAGTAGTACTTAAGATCAATGACGGATTTGATCATGTCCGGATCGATGACGATACTATTTATGCTCAGGCAGGTGCTCTGTTGACTGCAGTAAGTAAAGCAGCTCTAAGAGAATCACTGGAGGGCCTGGAGTTCGCAAGCGGTATACCTGGGACTATAGGTGGGGCAATCTCTATGAACGCAGGTGCTTACGGAGGAGAGATGAAGGATGTGGTGACTCTGGTAAGAGCAATTGATAAATATGGGAGGAAGCTCCAGCTTAGTGGGCATGAGATGGAATTTGACTATAGAAACAGCAGAGTCAAAAGGGATGATCTTATAGTTCTGGATGTTGCCATAAAGCTTAAAAAAGGCGATTATACAAAAATAGATGGGAAAATGAAAGAGCTTACCGTTCAAAGGACATCAAAGCAGCCACTTGAAATGCCAAGTGCTGGCAGCACATTTAAGAGGCCGGAGGGATACTTCGCAGGTAAGCTGATTGAAGATTCCGGGCTGAGAGGCTTGAGGCACGGAGATGCTCAGGTTTCAGAAAAACATTGCGGCTTCGTTGTAAACAGAGGTAAATCAACCTGCAAAGAGGTTTTGGAGCTTATAGAAGTGGTACGAAAAACCGTACGGGACAAATTTGAGGTTGAACTGGAAATGGAGATCAAGCTGGCAGGTGAAGACTGATGATCCGTCTTAAGGGTGACTATCATACTCACACCATATACAGCAGTGGATTCAAAAGGAAAGGAACACATGCAAAGGGTACAATAGAGGAGAATGTTGCAGAAGCATATGCGAAGGGCTTGGAGACAATAGTTATCAGCGAGCATGGGCCGGGTCATTACCTATACGGACTTAGGCTTGAAAATCTTCCTATAATGAAAGAAGAGATCATAAGGTTGCGAGAAATTTATGAACCTAAAGGACTTAGTATACTACTTGGGCTTGAATCGAATCTGGTGGGATTGGATGGTGAACTTGACGTAGATGAAGGTATAATAAAGCAACTGGACATCCTTCTTATGGGGTACCACTACGGAGCAACTCCGGGAAGCATATCGGATGCTCTTGGTTTATATGTTACACCTCAGCTTGCCAAGCTGTTTGCAGGCACTATGGAGGGATCCGTTGAAAGAATGACTGAAGCATATATCAAGGCTATGGACAGGTATCCCATTAATATAATAACCCATCCCGGCTCAAAGGCTAAAATTGATATTGTCGAGGTCGCAAAAAAAGCTGCTCGAATTGGGACAGCTTTGGAAATAAGCTCCAAGCACGACGAATTGTCAGTAAAAAGTCTTGAGCTGATCAAGGATATTCCCGTAATGCTGTATCTTAATAGCGATGCACATGATCCAGCAAATGTTGGTGAGGTTGGTAGGGGTATAAAAAAGACTGAGGAATCTGGTATAGACTTAAATAGGATAGTGAATATCGCCCATTAAGCTTGGGCAGATGGATAGGAGAGGTGATAGGGATGGAATTTGTAGTAATTACCGGTATGTCAGGAGCGGGGAAGTCACAGGCGATGAAGGTTATGGAGGACATGGGCTATTACTGCATGGACAATTTGCCGCCAGCACTCCTTTCCAAATTTGCGGAGCTAACCCACAAATCGACAAAGGAGATAAAAAAGGTTGCCGTCGTTGTCGATATAAGAGGCGGGGAATTCTTTGAGACTCTTTTCCAGGGTTTGGACCAGCTCACTGCTATGGGGATCGGTTTCAAGATATTATTTCTGGATTCAGGCAATGACACTTTAATTAAAAGGTATAAGGAGCTTAGAAGGCCTCATCCATTGAATCCTGAAGGGAATCTCCTGGATGGTATAGCTGCTGAGCGTGATGCACTTAAGCAAGTCAAGAGTAGAGCAGACTATATAATTGACACAACCAAGTTGAACCTTGGAATGCTCAAGGAAGAGATGACACGTATATTTATGGAGGGCGAGGAAGCGAGCAAGCTTAGCATATCAGTAACATCCTTCGGGTTTAAGAACGGGATCCTCCTGGACGGGGACCTTGTTTTTGACGTCAGGTTCCTGCCTAATCCATTCTACATTCCCGAGCTGAAGGAATTCTCAGGATTAAAGAATAACGTAAGAGACTACGTTTTCAGTTGGCCTCAAACACAATTATTTATTGAAAAGACAATGGATCTGCTTGAATTTCTCATTCCATATTATATCAAAGAAGGCAAGACACAGTTGGTGGTAGGTATTGGCTGCACTGGCGGCAAGCATAGATCAGTCGCCATAGCGGAAAGGATAGCAGGGCTCCTTAAGGCTGATGGGCACAGGGCTGTTGTTGACCATAGAGATTTGTAAAGCATAATGAAGGGAAATAGATTATGGATAAGATATTGAACAAATCAAAGACACAGCCTAAGGTAGTGGTGTTGGGCGGAGGTACCGGATTATCGGTGCTGTTGAGAGGCTTGAAGGAAAAAACAGAAAATATTACAGCAATTGTAACAGTAGCTGATGATGGAGGAGGAAGCGGGAGGCTTAGAGAAGATCTTGGCATGTTGCCCCCCGGCGATATAAGATCTTGTCTTCTGGCACTTGCAAACACTGAACCCAATATGGCAAAACTTTTAGGGCACAGATTTTCTGAGGGCGTGCTTAAGGGACAAAGCTTTGGGAATTTGTTTATTGCAGCAATGAACGAGATACATGGCAGCTTCGAAAAGGCCATAAAAGAGACGAGCAACGTACTTTCCATAACAGGTAAGGTACTGCCAGTAACTCTCGCCAATGCAAGACTCATTGCACAGCTTGAGGATGGCACGATAGTTGAGGGAGAGTCTATGATACCTGAAATAGCTAAGGCGAGGGGTACGAGTATAGCCCGGATGACAATGACACCGGAGAGATCTTATCCGCTTGTGGAGGCGGTCAAATCTATCAAGGAAGCAGACCTTATAGTACTGGGACCAGGGAGCTTATACACTTCCGTGATCCCCAATCTGTTGGTAAAAAATATGGTCCTTCATATAAATAAGGCAAAAGCACCAGTAGTTTATGTGTGTAATGTAATGACTCAGCCAGGCGAAACCGACGGGTACGGAGTCATCCAGCATGTGGATGCGATAATCAGGCACTCTATGGATGGATTTCTGGATTATGTAATAGCCAATACCGAAAGTATACCTAATGATGTTTTAACAAGGTACGGAAGCGATGGAGCAGTTCCTGTGTGCATCCAAAAGGGTGAGGAAAAAGAGCTCAATAAGAGAGGAATCAAGCTAATCGAGGGCAAGCTCATAGATGTGAAAAATGAATATATACGCCACGACACAGACCTTTTAAGCGATATGCTCATAAAGCTGGTATAATCAATTCACAATTCATAATTCACATTTCACAATTGATAGTAAAAAAGGATCCTTTGTAACACTTGAAATGACTTATTTCTGTCATCCCGACTGAAGTAGAGGGATCTCAAAAAAAAGGTCCTTCGTTATACTCAGAATGATAATGAACTGTCAATCTGAGAGGAACGAAGGATCTTTTATATCGTGAATCTCTATAATT
This region includes:
- a CDS encoding aminopeptidase P family protein, which produces MTTNRLEALRNLMKERGLDAYIEPTSDPHQSEYVADHYKGRAYLTGFTGSAGTAVVTMDEAILWTDGRYFIQAENQIRDTGFVLYKMNTPGYPTYKQWLLEKLNKGATIGLNGKIVSQGFVESVLDDLDKIEPMIYDGEDLVGIIWENRPELSKNKLMCLDVKYTGESAKDKLIQIREEMKGLGADYFLLGSLDDIAWLYNIRGGDVKYNPVVMSYALISHETAILYLDMDKLDDEAAIFLGEQGIKCRQYDLVADDIASISKDRSIVLDKERINRWLFSSIPEGCTIIEKPNLTTLPKGVKNKTEIENQRLAYVKDGVALTKFFHWLHNNLGKTEITEMDASDQLLQFRKGMEDFIEPSFETIAAYGPNAAMMHYSATEDNNAVLGKEGLFLLDSGGQYLNGTTDITRTIALGDVTQEEKRDFTLVLKGHINLISARFLQGSSGHALDVLARHPLWMEGEDYKSGTGHGVGYLLNVHEGPHRIAPMPNSVALEPGMVVTIEPGIYKEKKHGIRTENVVVVKEDIKTDSGQFYGFDMLSWCYIDTKCVDKELLTPNEAEWLNNYNNNVYEKLSPHLDEDVKDWLREKTREI
- the uvrC gene encoding excinuclease ABC subunit UvrC, with protein sequence MADFSEQLKQLPDLPGVYLMKDKSGEIIYVGKAISLKKRVRQYFQASGNHSPKVASMVMNIKDFEYIIVNNEVEALVLEANLIKRNKPKYNILLRDDKQYPYIKVTVQERYPRVLKTRQIEKDGAKYFGPYPSATAVNEAIEIFQRTFPIRNCRLNLDKEGQRFKPCLNYHIGRCLGPCRGNVDEALYNEMIDKVLDFLNLKDDSIVKMLEEKMQRASQELNFEAAASFRDQIQALTTLHVKQRVDTASNVEQDVIAMARGVEEVVVQVYFIRDGKIVGREHYIMEDSYIEDRSEIMEAFVKQFYMGASYIPKELLLEVALEDNDSIQKWLSGMRGSKVSIQVPSKGEKSQLIRMAKENALEMLNKYGDKFLRKHRENLKALEELQINLGLEDRPERLEAFDISNISGIGSVGSMVVFEKGEPKKSDYRRFRIRSFSTPDDYGSMAEVLERRFLRGLADKEGEESIKNKNGFSLLPDIIMIDGGKGQVNRVQSLLDQMGVDIPVCGMVKDQFHKTRGLIYNNEEISFDKDSLAFKLVYRIQEEAHRFAISYHRSLRTKDMFRSELDGIPGIGEKRKVELLKHFQSISKIKEATLEELCEVKGMNVRAAESVLAHFRKKEE
- a CDS encoding PspC domain-containing protein, whose translation is MDKRLYLSDTDKKIAGVCGGIAEYFGIDSTLIRLGWVFLLLPTAFIGGIVMYFLAAAIIPHRPPEGM
- the hprK gene encoding HPr(Ser) kinase/phosphatase, encoding MDHVLLIDLINELGLERIYVSDDVEYVRIETTDISRPGLQMAGYYEKFVPERVQVIGSAEWHFLRDMDESNRLDVLEKFIQYPIPVIIVTRGNEVFPELIELSKKYNKTLLYSEKTTSKVIGELVSYLGLKLAPETSVHGVLLEVFGVGVLLTGKSGIGKSETALDLITRGCRLISDDIVEIKRVEDTLRGSCPELTRYFLEIRGIGILDIERLYGISAVKQYDYLDMVVELEAWNPDKEYDRVGLEEETIEILGIKLPKVTIPVKPGRSIAMIVEVAAKNNRQKRLGYNAAEELNERVSKSIQERKANKHARN
- the murB gene encoding UDP-N-acetylmuramate dehydrogenase codes for the protein MKLFDEQDFVDIRFDEPMSAHTSFKIGGPADVLIRITSEEEMEKALRVSRERDVPLFIMGNGSNLLVKDGGIRGVVLKINDGFDHVRIDDDTIYAQAGALLTAVSKAALRESLEGLEFASGIPGTIGGAISMNAGAYGGEMKDVVTLVRAIDKYGRKLQLSGHEMEFDYRNSRVKRDDLIVLDVAIKLKKGDYTKIDGKMKELTVQRTSKQPLEMPSAGSTFKRPEGYFAGKLIEDSGLRGLRHGDAQVSEKHCGFVVNRGKSTCKEVLELIEVVRKTVRDKFEVELEMEIKLAGED
- a CDS encoding PHP domain-containing protein; translation: MIRLKGDYHTHTIYSSGFKRKGTHAKGTIEENVAEAYAKGLETIVISEHGPGHYLYGLRLENLPIMKEEIIRLREIYEPKGLSILLGLESNLVGLDGELDVDEGIIKQLDILLMGYHYGATPGSISDALGLYVTPQLAKLFAGTMEGSVERMTEAYIKAMDRYPINIITHPGSKAKIDIVEVAKKAARIGTALEISSKHDELSVKSLELIKDIPVMLYLNSDAHDPANVGEVGRGIKKTEESGIDLNRIVNIAH
- the rapZ gene encoding RNase adapter RapZ, producing the protein MEFVVITGMSGAGKSQAMKVMEDMGYYCMDNLPPALLSKFAELTHKSTKEIKKVAVVVDIRGGEFFETLFQGLDQLTAMGIGFKILFLDSGNDTLIKRYKELRRPHPLNPEGNLLDGIAAERDALKQVKSRADYIIDTTKLNLGMLKEEMTRIFMEGEEASKLSISVTSFGFKNGILLDGDLVFDVRFLPNPFYIPELKEFSGLKNNVRDYVFSWPQTQLFIEKTMDLLEFLIPYYIKEGKTQLVVGIGCTGGKHRSVAIAERIAGLLKADGHRAVVDHRDL
- a CDS encoding gluconeogenesis factor YvcK family protein gives rise to the protein MDKILNKSKTQPKVVVLGGGTGLSVLLRGLKEKTENITAIVTVADDGGGSGRLREDLGMLPPGDIRSCLLALANTEPNMAKLLGHRFSEGVLKGQSFGNLFIAAMNEIHGSFEKAIKETSNVLSITGKVLPVTLANARLIAQLEDGTIVEGESMIPEIAKARGTSIARMTMTPERSYPLVEAVKSIKEADLIVLGPGSLYTSVIPNLLVKNMVLHINKAKAPVVYVCNVMTQPGETDGYGVIQHVDAIIRHSMDGFLDYVIANTESIPNDVLTRYGSDGAVPVCIQKGEEKELNKRGIKLIEGKLIDVKNEYIRHDTDLLSDMLIKLV